One genomic region from Pyxicephalus adspersus chromosome 1, UCB_Pads_2.0, whole genome shotgun sequence encodes:
- the WNT1 gene encoding proto-oncogene Wnt-1, translating to MRILTFLVGLKTLWVLAFSSLSNTMAVNNSGKWWGIVYVASSGNVLPGSDMGPFSLVLDPSLQLLSRRQRRLIRQNPGILQSITRGLLSAIRECKWQFRNRRWNCPTGPGNQVFGKIVNRGCRETAFVFAITSAGVTHSVARSCSEGSIESCSCDYRRRGPGGPDWHWGGCSDNIEFGRFIGKEFVDSSERGRDLKYLVNLHNNQAGRMTVLSEMRQECKCHGMSGSCSLRTCWMRLPPFRAVGDALKDRFDGASKVTYSNNGSNRGGSRSEVPHLEPENPTHAMPSVRDLVYFEKSPNFCSASEKTGTPGTTGRICNSTSLGLDGCELLCCGRGYRSRAEKVTERCHCTFHWCCHVTCLNCTTTQVVHECL from the exons GGGAATAGTGTATGTGGCCTCCTCTGGAAACGTTCTTCCTGGGTCAGACATGGGCCCATTTTCACTTGTGCTAGATCCAAGTCTTCAGCTACTAAGTCGCAGACAGAGGCGTCTTATCCGGCAAAATCCAGGCATCCTCCAAAGCATCACCCGTGGGCTTCTCAGTGCTATTCGAGAGTGCAAGTGGCAGTTCCGAAATCGGCGCTGGAACTGCCCCACAGGGCCTGGAAACCAGGTGTTTGGAAAGATTGTTAACCGAG GCTGCAGGGAGACTGCCTTTGTGTTTGCTATCACAAGTGCTGGTGTGACTCATTCCGTGGCTCGTTCTTGTTCTGAGGGCTCGATTGAATCCTGCTCATGTGATTACCGACGTCGGGGTCCAGGAGGGCCAGACTGGCACTGGGGAGGTTGCAGTGACAATATTGAATTTGGAAGGTTCATCGGTAAAGAGTTTGTTGACTCCAGTGAAAGAGGCAGAGACCTGAAATATCTGGTGAACCTACACAACAATCAGGCAGGCAGAATG ACAGTACTGTCAGAGATGCGGCAGGAATGTAAATGTCATGGAATGTCTGGATCCTGCTCCCTACGAACCTGTTGGATGCGCCTTCCGCCCTTCCGAGCTGTTGGCGATGCTCTAAAAGACCGCTTTGATGGTGCTTCTAAAGTTACGTACAGTAACAATGGCAGCAACCGTGGTGGCTCTCGAAGTGAAGTACCTCACCTGGAACCAGAGAACCCCACTCATGCCATGCCTTCTGTTAGAGATCTTGTATATTTTGAGAAGTCTCCAAACTTCTGCAGCGCCAGTGAAAAGACTGGAACTCCAGGTACAACAGGACGAATTTGTAACAGTACCTCCCTAGGTCTCGATGGCTGTGAACTTCTGTGTTGTGGGCGTGGTTATAGAAGCCGAGCCGAAAAAGTCACCGAACGTTGTCATTGTACCTTTCACTGGTGCTGTCATGTTACTTGCTTGAACTGCACTACTACACAAGTGGTTCACGAATGTTTGTGA